The following DNA comes from Mycolicibacterium aromaticivorans JS19b1 = JCM 16368.
GAATCGACGCGCCGTGGTCGCATCAGGTGCAAGCCGCCGAACTCGCGCACGCCGGCCGCCACGTCGTCATCAGCACGGGTACCGCATCGGGCAAGTCGCTGGCGTTCCAATTACCGATCATGGATGCGCTGGCGCGTGATCCGCGCGCCAGGGCACTTTATTTGTCCCCCACCAAAGCACTCGGCCATGACCAAATACGCACCGCCCATTCTTTGACCACCGCGGTGGCCGCGCTGGCCGACGTCGCACCGACTTCCTACGACGGCGACACACCGCTCGAGGTACGGAAATTCGCCCGCGAGCGGTCGCGCTGGCTGTTCTCCAATCCCGACATGATCCATCTGTCGTTGCTGCGCAACCATGCCCGATGGGCGGTCTATCTGCGTGGATTGCGCTACATCGTCGTCGACGAATGCCACTACTACCGAGGCATTTTCGGTTCCAACGTGGCCATGGTGCTGCGACGGCTGCTGCGCCTGTGTCAGCGCTACGCCCCGGCGTCGGGACCGGGGCCGACGGTTATCTTCGCCAGCGCGACCACCGCGGCCCCCGGCGAGACAGCCGCAGAGTTGATCGGGCAGGCCGTGACGGCGGTGACCGAGGACGGGTCACCGCACGGCGCGCGCACGGTCGCGCTGTGGGAGCCCGAACTGCGGACCGATCTGACGGGCGAAAACGGTGCACCGGTGCGCCGTTCGGCCGGTGCCGAGACAGCCCGCATGATGGCCGATCTGGTTGCCGAGGGAGCGCGGACGTTGACATTCGTCAGGTCGCGGCGCGGGGCCGAGCTGACAGCGCTGGGGGCCCGGGCCCGGTTGGAGGACATCGCCCCGCATCTGCTCGACACCGTGGCGTCCTATCGAGCCGGGTACCTCGCGGAGGAACGCCGGGAATTGGAGCGCGCCCTCGCCGACGGCGAATTACGCGGGCTGGCCACCACGAATGCGCTCGAGCTGGGTATCGATATCGCCGGGCTGGATGCCGTTCTGTTGGCGGGCTTTCCGGGGACGGTGGCGTCGTTCTGGCAGCAGGCCGGCCGGTCGGGACGGCGCGGCCAGGGTGCGCTGGTGGTTCTCGTGGCCCGTGACGACCCGTTGGACACCTACCTGGTGCACCACCCGGAGGCGTTGCTGGACAAGCCGGTTGAGCGTGTGGTCATCGACCCGACGAACCCCTACGTCGTGGGTCCGCAGCTGCTGTGCGCGGCGACGGAGATGCCGTTGGAGGATGAGGAGGTACGGCGCTGGGAGGCCGAGCCGGTGGCAGCCGAACTGGTCGACGACGGGTTGCTGCGCCGGCGCGGCGGCAAGTACTTCCCCGCCGCCGGGCTGGATCCCCATTCGGCGGTGGACATCCGCGGTTCGGCCGGGGGCAGCATTGCGATCGTCGAGGCGGGGACGGGACGCATGCTCGGCAGCGCCGACGCGGGCCAGGCGCCGGCGGCCGTTCACCCCGGTGCGGTGTACCTGCATCAAGGTGAGAGCTACCTGGTCGACTCGCTGAGCTTCTCCGACGGCGTGGCGTTCGTGCACGCCGAGGATCCCGGCTACACCACATTCGCCAGGGAGGTCACCGACATCGCGGTGACCGGGACGGGCGAGCGTGTGCACTACGGGCCGGTGACGCTGGGTCTGGTGCCGGTGTCGGTGACCCACCGGGTGATCGGCTACCTTCGGCGCCGGTTGTCCGGCGAGGTGATCGATTTCGTCGAACTGGACATGCCCGAGCACAGCCTGCAGACCACCGCGGTGATGTACACGATCACGCCGGAAGCGCTGGCGCACAGCGGGATCGAACAGCTGCGGACACCGGGTTCCTTGCATGCCGCCGAGCACGCCGCGATCGGGTTGCTGCCGCTGGTGGCCAGTTGCGACCGCGGCGATATCGGCGGCGTGTCCACCGCCGTCGGCGCCGATGGCCTGCCCACGGTGTTCGTCTACGACGGGCATCCGGGTGGGGCCGGTTTCGCCGAGCGCGGCTATCGTCTGGTCAGCACCTGGCTGGGGGCAACCGCGGCCGCGATCGAGGCATGCGAATGCCCGCAGGGCTGCCCGTCATGTGTGCAGTCGCCCAAGTGCGGCAACGGGAATGACCCGCTGGACAAGCCTGGAGCGGTGGCCGTCCTCAAGCTCGTTCTCGCACAGGTGGCTGCAGGCGGTGCCTGACCGGTGTGCCGACCGACCCCTCGAACAGTCGACACGCTCGATGCAAGCACGCGCCACCGTGATGGCGCTGCGACCCCCCACTGCTGGAGGCGTGCGACAGCCTGACATCACTGCCCGCGGCGAACGGCCGGACAACGCGATCCGTTCCCATCCCGACAGGTCGGGTAGGCGAAAAATACCGAACCGCGATTGCGCCCGCAAGGAAATCGGAATCGCGGCGGTTTGCCGGACCAATTCATTGTTTCCCACCGGCGGATTCCGGCGGTCCGTCCCAAGCTCGTCCGAAGGTGGCCTCGTTAAACTGCCACCATGACGCCCGACTGGCTGCTGGTGGAAACACTCGGCACCGAACCGGTGGTGGTCGCTCAGGGCCGTCAGATGAAGAATCTGGTGCCCCTGGCCATTTATTTGCGACGCAACCCGCACCTGGCCGCGATCCAGACCGCGATCGCCGAGACCGTCGCGACCGGCAACAGCCTGGCCAGCATCACCCCGAAGAGCGACCGGGTGATCCGCACCGAGCCCGTCCAGATGTCAGACGGTCGAATCCATGGTGTGCACGTCTGGATCGGTCCGGCCGATGCGGAGCCACCCGAGCGGCCGATACCGGGGCCGTTGAAGTGGGACATGACTCTCGGGATCGCCACCGACACCGTCGAATCGCTGGTGAACGCCGGGCTGGATCCCACCAAGGAGCCCACGCATGGCCGGGCTTTCGCAGAGGATCTGCCGTCGCGCAGCTTCAACCGCGACGAGGCCAAGGTACTGGCCCTGGCGATCGATGCCGCACCTGGCCGAACATATTGCACCACCTGGACTTTCACTGATAACAATGGCGAGACGATTAGAGCGGGCTTTGTGGCGCGCACCGCATCGGAGATGGCCGACGACGCCACCGAGCATCTGATCGCCCGGGCGATGAACCTGCGCTGCGACCTCGACGAGGGCGCGCTGCCGCCCGACCACTTGGCGCAGCGCATTCTCGACGGGCTGTCACAGCCGGGCGTCCACCGCGCCCTCGTCGACCTCAACACGTGGAAGCTGCTGAAGTGGCTCGACGATCCGTGCCCGCACTACGACTGGCGCCAGAGCGTCCAGTTCCACCCCGACGACCGCGACCTGCTCATCCCGATGGCGGACGACTTTGCGACCGGCAGCACCAGCCAGGTATTGCGCCTACCGGGCGTGGACGGCGGCTGGGTGCCGATCCACGTCACCATCAACCGGGTCGAGGTGGACAAGAACATCTTCGCCGGACTGATCACCCTGCGTCTGCCCACCGCGGCGGAACTGTCGGCGGCGCGGCTCACAGCCAAGGGCACCTCAACCAGCTAGCCGACCCGTGTCGTCTAGTGCGCTTCTAGGGGACCCGCCCGCGCCGCAGCGTGTGCACGGCCCCCGAGAAGGCGTCCCGTCGCAACCTCGACGTGAATCACGATGTCGAGCTCGTCGACGTCGCACCCGCTCAGTGCCGTGCCCATGGCGCGACTGACCGCTGCGGCCTGCCGGCACGCCGTCTCGGACCCTTGGGGCAGCCACATGGCCGCGGCCAGCGCCGCCATGTCCGCGCCGGCCTGCGCCCGATGCCGTGCCACCACGGCGCTTCCGATCTGGACACCGGCCACAGTGATCGCCGCCAAGGTGGCGATCAGCACCGCCGCCAGCACTGTCGCGACACCGTGCTCGTCACGCGCCAGGCTCGGTGGCCGCGATCGCGTCGGCGGTGATGACGACACCGGGCAGCAGCCGGGACCTCCCGGTGACGGTCGCCAGGACGTAGCCCCCGTCATGCCGGATCCGAACGGTCGCGCCCGCTGGCCCGACCCGACGGGCCGCGGTGTCCGCGCCCGCCTCATCACCACGGGCCGCCAGCCGGGCCGCCTCACGCGCGGCATCGATGCAGCGCACCTGCATCGCGACCGCGGTGATTCCACCGGCACAGACGACCAGGACCACCACCAACGCGGCGATGGCCAGGGCCGCCTCGACGGTGGCGAAACCACCGTCACCGGTTAGACCTTCGTGTTCAGCGCACGGTTGATGATGTTGGTCAACGCGCCGACGATCGAGTCGCCGGTGACCACGCTGTAGAGGATCGCGCCGAATGCCGCGGCGGCAATCGTGCCGATCGCGTTTATCTGGACACTTCCAGGGCAGATGTGCCCGATGTCACACGCCGATCCCGCGGTGCTCGGTCAGTCGCTCATCGCCGCTTCTACGAGGAGAGCGAACCCGAAGTAGAGATGGCTGAGTCCGGTGATGGCGAGCAGCACCGCGTACTTGTAGTAGTGCTCGTTGGCCTCTTCCTCCATGAGTGCGGCGAGGTTTTCCCTTTCGCCAGAGAAGTGGATGACATCTCCGTATTGGAAGGTGAGGATCAGTTCTTCGGGTTTGATGTTGTTGTAGCTGTAGGGGAAGTCCGATGGGCCGTCCCTGGGTGCGGCTTTACGGCAGACGATGGTTTCCAGGAGCTGGTTCATCAGCTTCCCGCGTGCCGAAACCCATTGCTGAAGAGTGGCGTTGGCGCTTTTGCGTTCGGAAGCGGGGATGTCTTTGAGGGCCTGGAACAGTCTGCCTTTCACCTTGTCGAACGGTGCGTCTTCGTTGCCGCTGTGGAGCTGCCGGAAGGCCAGAGCGGCGGCGGAGAATGCCTCGTCGCTGGGGTAGTCGAGTTCGACGGTGGATACGTCGCCGTGGTCGAAGAGTCGCAGGCGGCTATCGGCATTGATCGCGGAGTAGGCGGCGAGGCGGCGGCACACTTTGACGAAGCGGCTACCGATCAGGCGGTCCTCGTCGGAAAGTGTGGGCAGACGTGGAAATTTGGTGGGGTCGGGGAGGTCGAAAGCGTAGGCAAGTTTCTCCCAGCGATGTCGGAATCCCTTAGTGCCTGCTTGGCTGGCGTGCTCGATCAGGGGAGGTTCGAACGCGAGTGGGTAGGGGTGGATGGTGTCCTGGTAGGGCGTCATCGTGATCGACGTCGTGCCAAGAAGCGGATTGAGCTTCTTGTCCACGATCTTGGCCATCGAGACGAAGTCGAACCACTCGACGGTCACGATCTCGGCGGCTTCCAGGTCTTCCCTGCTGGTCATCTCGGCGCGGTCTCCTTAGCGGCAGTTTCTCGGGGTCACTGGTTGGTCCAATTCTGTGAGCAGGTCGATGATGCGCTCCCGAATTCGTTGGTGTCGCTCGACTTCTCGGGTCCGGCCGCGCTCTTTGGCGTCGGCAATCAGTTCTTCCTCCACGACAACGCGGTCCCGCAGCCTGTCGGCGTACGCAGGGGTCGTGACGAACTTCGAGCACGACAGATAGAGGTCACACTCACAGGGTCCTTCCTGGGGAAGTCTCAGGCATCTGCCGAGTTCCAGTTCGGTTTTGAGGAAGTTGGTTTTCAGCCAGTTGACGGCGTCGTCACCGAGCTGTCCGTTACGGATGGCCTCTGCTTGCGGTCCGGCAAGGACTGCGCCAGGAGTCAGGATCGAAGCGTAGTCCGCCAGGACGGTCGGATCGGTCATGTTGACGTAGGTCATCGACATGCCGGCGCTTTGGTGACCGAGCACTTTCATGATGGTTTGCAGCCGGGCGCCTTTCTCTCCCAGTTCGGTTCCGAGGGTGTGCCGAAAGCGGTGTGGGTTGACCCTTCCGCTGCCGTCGGGCCCGATCAGACCCGCTGCAGCAGAGGCGATCGTCAGGCCACCGACAAACAGATAGTCGCTGCTGGCCAGTCGGCCATGCTGGAGAAACAGATAGCGGACCGGATGTCCCAGGTCGGCGTCGTAGATCGCGCGGTCCGGTTGGCCCTTGCGGATCGCCAGGACGGTGTGGATCGCGTCGGCCGCTTCCTCGTGCAGGGGCACCATCCGTTCTTTGCCGGACTTTCCGGCCGCGAGGCGAAGGCGTGCAGTGCCGTCCGGGTAGCTGCTGAGGCAGTCCAGGTGCAGCTTGCGGATCTCGCCACGGCGCGCCCCACTCCAGCGGGCGACCAGCAGGGCGCAGCGCTGCAGAGGGCATTCGAGGTTTCTGATCGCTTCCAGGAGCGGCTCCAGGACATCGGCCGGGATGGCCCGGGGAACGCGAATGATCATCCTTGGAACATCGCTTGGCCCTATCGGGGATCGGACGGGCACTCCTTCCCATTCCGCTTCTGCAGCTCTGCGGAAAAACATCGAGACCTGGTGAATGATCAGGCGCTGGTAACTGATGCTGAGCGGATTGTGCGGTGCCGCGAGCTTGCGTTGCGACCTGAGCCAGGTCATGAACTCGATCATGTCGTCGCGAGTGAGTTCTTCGAGGCTCACCAGATTCGGGCGCTTCTGTTCGATCCAGTCAGAAAGTCTTCGCAGTGCAGCGCGGGTTTGGTCGACGGAATTGGGACGGTCGAGCAGCTTCCGCTCGGCGACGTATCTCTCCAGCACCGGTCGGATGGTCTCGAGGTTGCTCACCGGGCGAATCGGTTTAAACCGGTTCCGCATCGGCATCTCGTCCACGATTCCAGCGTGGTAGAGCGCGATGCCGGTTTGGAATGTGTACGAGTTCCACACCCTGGGAGCAGTTTTCAACGTCTTGGCCGGCAGGACGGTATCGATCTCTGGGATCTCGGCGACGTTGTGGATGACGGTCCGCATCGACTCGATGTCGTCGATGGTGATCTGGTTGATGTCGCTAATGCCCTTGTGCAACAGCAGGCGTGGGATAGCCCAGTGGATACGTTGGCGGTTGTCGGCGTCGCAGTGCCCGAGATCAACCTGCCGCCGAAGCAGCGCGTCGACCTCGCTGGTGAGCGGCAGCCCCATCGTGTCGGCGACGACCCACGGCTTGAGTATTCCGATGCCCAGCAGCCATCCCCAGTCGAGTTGGATGCGGCCAGTCAGCCCGAGATAGACAAGGTAGGGGCGGGCTTGGTGGTTGATCCAGCCAGCGGTGTGGTCGAAATCGTCGTCGGGGGTCTTGCGGCGAGACTGCACTTCGCCGTTGCGCCATCCGACTCGCTCTCGCAGCGGCCGTTCGAACCACGACCGCAGATCGGGATAGGTGTCGACGAACCGGGTTCGATAGTTCCACAGGTATCGTTGCCATTCGTCGGTTCCGCCGGTTGCTGCGATGTATCGACGGTATTCTCGCTCTGGCACATGGGAATTGAGCTTTCCGCGACGAACCGGCGGGTTGCCTGATGATGACGACGATCGTGCCGACGACCGTGTCACTGCGCCGCTCCGCCCAGAAGGGCTTGCTGGTAGTCCTGGAGCACTTCATGATCGCTCACTCGGGTGTAGACCCGTGTGGATTCCGGGCTCGCGTGCCCAAGTCGGGTCGACAACGTCAACTCGCGCATCCCGAGTTCGGTCATTCGGGTGGCGTGGGTGTGCCGCAGGCTATGCGGTGTCAACCACGGCGTCCGCACTCCCGCCCGATCAGCCGCTCTGGTGAACATGCGGAAAAGGCCGTTGTAACTCAACGGTTCATGCCGGCGAGAGCCCTTGCCGCCGACCAAGAAGATGTATTCGCAGTCAACGTCCTGCGGGCGTTCCAGCATCACGTACCTATTGAGGGCCGGCAGTCCTCTGTCCTCGTACAGGTCGACCATGCGGTCTCGACGCGACTTCTGCCGCACTCCTTTCGGGTGGGTATTGCGCGTTCTCACCGCGATCCGGCGTCGCCCATACTGCACATCTTCGAACTGCAGCCCCAACACTTCACCCGGTCGCAGGCCGCCCTCCCACATCAACTCCATCAGGGCTTGATCACGCAACCGAGGCATCACCTCCAACAGTCGCAGGTAGACATCGTCGGGAATCGGGCGCGGCAGCGGATCAACGGTTTTCAAGCGAAGCACTCGCCTGATCGGACGCTGCTTAGCACTGGTCAACAGTGGTGGTCGATACCGCGCAGGGACCCGGGCGGCGGCAGTATCCAGCCGCTTGGCCAGCGGGTTCTCCGCAGCGTCGTAGCGGCCCGCTGTAATGAGGAACTCGTAGAACGTCGAAACGCCGGCCAACACACGATTGCAGGTTCTCGCCGACAACACCCGCCCACCTGATTCCGCGACGACGCCCACGCCAAGCCGCTGCACCCTGCGTTTCGACGATTGCGTTCGCAGCCAATGCAAAAAATCGACCGACAACGGTGCGCTGAACTCGCGAACCGAAAGGTTCCGCGTCTCAAGGAAGCGCAGCAGCTTCAACGAATCGTAGGCATAGGCCCGAACTGTGTTGGGCGACAGCAGCCTCACCGTCAGGAAATCGAGGAACGCTTCAACGTCGGGATCAACTTGTCCATCAGTCCGCACCAGGACGTACGGCGACTTCCCATCCAGCGGTTCTTCCACATTCACCACACGCATAGCGCGGAACTAAACCACGGCAACACCCCCTCGCACCTGCTGCAACGCCCACAGTGTCCAGATAACTTCGTACTCCACCGTCGACATCCCGGCATCGTCGACCGCCGCCATCATCATCCGCACCTTCAATCTTCGAAACACATTGTTGCTCAATTGTTTTCCTCCCTTGCTCTCTTTACAGAATTCCCGACGCGAACACGTCACCGGCCAATCCGGCCACCACCGGCACAATGCCCAGGCACACGAAAGCCGGAAGAAAACACAGCCCCAGCGGTCCGGCGATCAGCACCGAGGCTCGCTCGGCGGCCGCCGCCGCAGTATGGCCGGCACTCTGCCGCGACTGCTCGGCTAGTTCGGCCACCCCCTGTGCCAGTGCGCTTCCCGACGACGCCGACCGGCGTGCCAGTCTGGTCAGGGCATCGCTGTCCTCGCCGGGCTGCGGGCACCAAGCCGTGTCGGCGTCGGCGCCCAGCGCCAACAGGTCCGCGGCGCGCCGCAAGACCGCACCGAGCCGATCCGGTGCCGAGGGTGCCGTCGCCGCGGCCGCAGCGGACACCGACATTCCGCCCGCCAGGCATACCGCGAACACGTCGAGCGCCGACGCGGTCGCCAGCGGGTCTGGACGCGCATCTTCGCAGCGGACAGCTGTAGAAGTACTGGGGGCGAGCCCTATTCGGCGACGCAGCACCAGCGGGCCTGGCGCCAGAAGCACCGCGGCGGCTAACAACACTGCGGCCGTGGTCACGTCAGCAGCCGATCGGTGATGCGATCAGCCCACGCGAGCCCCGCGCAGACCAGCGCCACACCCACGGTCAACAGCCAGCCGCCCGCAGCGCCGCCGAGGAGAAATCCGATCGGATGTGCACCGATCAGCTCACCGAGCAGGATCCCGAGCAGCGGTAGTCCGGCCAGGATCACCGCGGTCGCGCGCGCCCCGGCCAGGCCGGCGTCGACCCGCGCGGTGAACCGTTGCCGCTCGACGATGTCGCGGTGGGCGGTTCGGATCAGCGCCGCCATCGCCAATCCGTGATCGGCCGCCAGTTGCCAGCACACCGCGAGCCGCTCCCATTGCGCGGGAACCGAAGTCGCCTCAGCGAGCGCCCGCAGTCCTGTTCCGACGTCAGCGCCCAATCCGGCGCGGGCCGCGACCGACCGCAGCGCGGTGCCGATGGCGCCGCCGGACTCTGCGGCAGCGACGGCGAAGGCGCGCACCGGATGCGCACCCACTCGCAACTCGCCGGCCAGCGTCTCCAGCGCCGCCGCCAATGTACGGCCGGCCTCGCTGCGGTCCCGCCGCCACAGTCGACGGCGCCGCCGGTGGATCAGCGTGACACCCAGCATCACCGAAGCCAGCAGCGCGGCCGGCGGCAGCGCCATGGCGATGACCGCGAGAGACGCCACCAGCGCGGGCACCCGCGCACCGGCCCGCAGCGGCCCCAGTCCCAGCCGCGTCCGCGGCGGTGGCGGTGCCGCCAGCACTGCCAGCCCCAGAAGCACAGCAGCGACGGGTATTCCGGTCATGGCCGTCGCCGCTCGTCGATCAGTATCTGAAGTTGTTGCCGACCGTTCTGCCAGCCCCGGTCGGCGTGCCACGCCGTGATCGCATGCACGCCGCCACTGTCCGCGCGGCACATCACTGCGATCTCGGTGAGCCGGCGTGTGCCGTCGCGACGGCGGCCCACATGCACCACCGCCTGGACCAGTTATCAGGGGATACGCTCATTCATACGATCTACAATACGTGTCTACCTGCGTATTTATCTACCGACACATGTATCCTCTTAGGTGTGGATAGCCAGAAAAATTTCGAGTTTGGACGGCGTGGCGCGACGGTAAATGTGGGATACCGGGGTAAAAATTCACCCCATGGAACTACACGACAATCCCCAGCTTTTGGTGGAGACGTTCGTCGAGCAGCATGGCCTCGTCTTAGGGGAAACGCATGGCGATCTCTGTGCGCGGTTGGCGGAGGTCCCGGACCGGTTCGTGGATCAGGGCGACGACCCTCGGGGTATCACGGTGTCGTGCACATTGCTGGAGACGTTGCTGTTCTCAAGGTGGCGGCGACAGACCGAGGATTCAACGTTAAAAGCCATCAAGGGCAACGGGTTCGGGATCGTCTTGGTCGACGGGAAGGGAACCCGAATTGGGGTGCGAAAGCACCCCCGCAACTGGGACGGCAGCCTGCTCGAACCGGTGCCGTATGTGCCAGGCGGGGCTCAGCTGAGCCTCGAGGAGGAGTTGGGGCATCCGATCGGCGGCGAGGATGGCATTCCGGAGCCGCCGGGTTATCGGCAATACGTGTTGTGGTGGCCGGGCAGTCTGGGCCTGGGCGGTGCGGTGCTGGCTGCGGGTGTGCTCACCGACAAGGTGCAGGTTCTTTACGCCAGAACACCGTTGCCGGCACCGATCATGGAGCAGCGCTCCAAGACGATCTCCATGAGGGATGCACTGGAGAAGGGCGCTGGGCAGGGAACTTCTGGAAAGCGGCGCCGGGACGAGGATTTCGCCGGTATCGACGGAGTCGCCGAGGACACGCAGGAGGAAGCACCACCGGAATCGTCGTAGCCCTCATGCACAGTGTTGGGTGCATGAGAGGTCCCCAACCAGGTGATGTTGAATCGAGCGCACGATGATTGAGGTTTTTGGTGCACGGGTCCGGCAGGCCCGTCTTCTGCGACGAATGACAGCAACTTCTGTGGTGGGCCTCGCGGGTTGGAGCAACGCCCGCCAGACGAAGATCGAAAAATCGCCGACTATCTTGTTGTCTTTTCATGAGGTGGAGCGTTTGGCTGAGCTGTTCCGGTTCCCTGCACGGTTTTTCAGTTCAGAGCCGCAGTCTCGGGTATCGGCGGGCGAGTTGCTGTTCCGGGCGCCGAAGTCGATGACGGTCGGTGAGCAAGACTTCTTGGCGACGTTCGCCTCCCTGGCCGGCGATTTTCTGGGCGGTCTGGATGAGATGTCGAAACTGCCGCCGGTGAAGATCCCCTCGGTGAGCGACGAGGGCCCGCGCCGTCCGAGCCTGGTTCAGGCCGCGGGGCGGCTGCGTGAGGCGATGGGTCTGGAACCCGATGAGCCGCTGGACGATTTGATGTACGAAGCAGAACGGCTGGGCGCCCCGGTAATTGTGCGGCGCCGGGCTCCCGGCGAATGGGAGAGCGAGTTCGCGGCCACGCCAGGGCGGGCGCGTGACGAGAGGCACCTGGGCTATTCGAGTTGGGTGGGGCGGCACCGGGATCGCCCGCTGGTGGTGCTGCGTGAAACAGAGTCGTGGGAACGGACCCGCTTCACCGTGGCCCACGAGTTGGGGCATCTGGTATTGCACAGTCGCGCATACTGTTCGGTCAACTCCAGTGAAGAGCTGGAAGCCAACCGGTTCGCCACCGAGTTGTTGGCGCCGGTCGCGGCGATTGCGCCGGAACTGCCGCGGGTGATGTCGCTGTTGAACCTCAAACCGCTCAAGGACAAGTGGGGATTGTCGCTGGGTTCGCTGATCATGCATATGCGGGACTCCGGTTTGATCGATGCGAAGCGTGCGAAAATGCTGACCACACAACTGCATTCGCGGATAAACCCTGAGACGGGTCATACCTGGGGCATGACGGAGCCGGGGTGGAATGAACGAGATCCCGAACGGCCCCGGCTGCTGCGCAAATGGGTGGAACGCTGCTACGGCGGCGCGTCTGTGCCGATGCTGGCCGCTCGCGAGTCGCTGATCTTCCCACCTGATCTGCTCGATTGGTTTCTGGCGACTCAACGACCTTCTCCTGGGACCGATCGGCACCCGGTGGCCGCCAGCGCCGGCTCCAGCGGCGCGGTCAGTGCGGCGCCTGAGTCCATGCCGCAGGTGGTCCGGCTCGACGACTTCCGCCGGGGTAAGACCCCGTGAACGCCAAGGGAGGATGCTGAGGGTGGCGCGGGTGCAGCGGTTGTGCTTTGCGGACCGGCCAGACACCTACAGGGTGGTCGGCGGCGACCAGCTGCCTGTTGCTCCTGCTCGGGAGTATCTGCAGTTCCTCGCCGACCGGGGCGCATCTCCGAATACCGTGCGGGCCTACGCCTACGGGTTGGCGGCGTGGTGGTCGGTGCTCGAACACACCAACACCGCCTGGGATGACTTTCCTACCAGCCTGTTCGGGCAGTTCCTGTCGTATCTTCGCACCGGCGATCTCCCGGGCACTGCCCGCATCGGCGACCCGGAGCCGGGGATGGCCGAGTCGTCGCTGCAGCCGCGGGGCGCTGCGGTGTTGTCGATGTACCGCTACTTCGCCGACGCCCACGATTTGGACCGCCCGTATCGTCGCCTGTTTTCCTCCCATGCCCGGACCTCGCGTTCCCGCTACGCCCCCACTCTGAGCGGCATCGGGCCACAACGTGACCGTGACGTGCCGCTGCACCGCCGTCGGGCACCCAGTCGCACCGAGACCCCGGTGCTGCTGCCGGTTCAGGTCAACGCCATCCTGGACGGCTGCAGTGTGCAGTCAGCATCCGGTGAGTGGACGGGCAGCGCGGCAGGCTTGCGCGACCGCTTGTTCTTCGCCGTGCTGGCCGAGACCGGCATGCGGATGGGCGAAGCGTTATCGCTGCGCCACAACGATTTCCATATCAGCGGCGGCGGCACTCCGTCGATTGCGGTAGCTGGCCGTGATGACCATCCCCACGGCGTGCGCGCCAAATCCGGTGCGCGGCGCATCTACATCGGCGATGACCTGGTCGCTCTCTACAGCGAGTACGTGTGGCAGCTGGTCGGGTGGGGCGCCGATATCGCGGTCGACGACCTGGCGACGCACTTCGTGTTTGTGAACCTGGCCCGCGGCCAACGGTATGCACCGCTGCGCCCGGAAACCATCTACGACAAGGTCGAAACCATCAGAACAGCCCGCGCTGATGTGCTGCCGCAGAACTGGACTCCGCACTGGCTGCGTCACACCCATGCCACCGCCCTTCTGTTATCCGGCGTGCGTGAGCACGTGGTGATGCGCCGCCTGGGCCACGCCGACGTGCAGACCACGCTGTCGATCTACGGCTGGGTGACCGCCGACGCCGAGATGCGTTCGGTCGCTGAGTGGAAGAACTACGTCGCCGGCTGGAAAGTGAGCCATGACCCGACCTCATGACAGCCGCACCGTGGCTGCGGACTCAGCGGCGGCCACCGCGTGGACTCGGCAATGGCA
Coding sequences within:
- a CDS encoding DEAD/DEAH box helicase, giving the protein MVSFGSELLNAAVAGAESSPAALLHVAELPARQASGADWPAWADSDVLRAFHDHGIDAPWSHQVQAAELAHAGRHVVISTGTASGKSLAFQLPIMDALARDPRARALYLSPTKALGHDQIRTAHSLTTAVAALADVAPTSYDGDTPLEVRKFARERSRWLFSNPDMIHLSLLRNHARWAVYLRGLRYIVVDECHYYRGIFGSNVAMVLRRLLRLCQRYAPASGPGPTVIFASATTAAPGETAAELIGQAVTAVTEDGSPHGARTVALWEPELRTDLTGENGAPVRRSAGAETARMMADLVAEGARTLTFVRSRRGAELTALGARARLEDIAPHLLDTVASYRAGYLAEERRELERALADGELRGLATTNALELGIDIAGLDAVLLAGFPGTVASFWQQAGRSGRRGQGALVVLVARDDPLDTYLVHHPEALLDKPVERVVIDPTNPYVVGPQLLCAATEMPLEDEEVRRWEAEPVAAELVDDGLLRRRGGKYFPAAGLDPHSAVDIRGSAGGSIAIVEAGTGRMLGSADAGQAPAAVHPGAVYLHQGESYLVDSLSFSDGVAFVHAEDPGYTTFAREVTDIAVTGTGERVHYGPVTLGLVPVSVTHRVIGYLRRRLSGEVIDFVELDMPEHSLQTTAVMYTITPEALAHSGIEQLRTPGSLHAAEHAAIGLLPLVASCDRGDIGGVSTAVGADGLPTVFVYDGHPGGAGFAERGYRLVSTWLGATAAAIEACECPQGCPSCVQSPKCGNGNDPLDKPGAVAVLKLVLAQVAAGGA
- a CDS encoding PAS domain-containing protein → MTPDWLLVETLGTEPVVVAQGRQMKNLVPLAIYLRRNPHLAAIQTAIAETVATGNSLASITPKSDRVIRTEPVQMSDGRIHGVHVWIGPADAEPPERPIPGPLKWDMTLGIATDTVESLVNAGLDPTKEPTHGRAFAEDLPSRSFNRDEAKVLALAIDAAPGRTYCTTWTFTDNNGETIRAGFVARTASEMADDATEHLIARAMNLRCDLDEGALPPDHLAQRILDGLSQPGVHRALVDLNTWKLLKWLDDPCPHYDWRQSVQFHPDDRDLLIPMADDFATGSTSQVLRLPGVDGGWVPIHVTINRVEVDKNIFAGLITLRLPTAAELSAARLTAKGTSTS
- a CDS encoding Rv3654c family TadE-like protein, whose product is MSSSPPTRSRPPSLARDEHGVATVLAAVLIATLAAITVAGVQIGSAVVARHRAQAGADMAALAAAMWLPQGSETACRQAAAVSRAMGTALSGCDVDELDIVIHVEVATGRLLGGRAHAAARAGPLEAH
- a CDS encoding TadE family type IV pilus minor pilin; this translates as MAIAALVVVLVVCAGGITAVAMQVRCIDAAREAARLAARGDEAGADTAARRVGPAGATVRIRHDGGYVLATVTGRSRLLPGVVITADAIAATEPGA
- a CDS encoding DUF4244 domain-containing protein, whose product is MGHICPGSVQINAIGTIAAAAFGAILYSVVTGDSIVGALTNIINRALNTKV
- a CDS encoding tyrosine-type recombinase/integrase encodes the protein MGLPLTSEVDALLRRQVDLGHCDADNRQRIHWAIPRLLLHKGISDINQITIDDIESMRTVIHNVAEIPEIDTVLPAKTLKTAPRVWNSYTFQTGIALYHAGIVDEMPMRNRFKPIRPVSNLETIRPVLERYVAERKLLDRPNSVDQTRAALRRLSDWIEQKRPNLVSLEELTRDDMIEFMTWLRSQRKLAAPHNPLSISYQRLIIHQVSMFFRRAAEAEWEGVPVRSPIGPSDVPRMIIRVPRAIPADVLEPLLEAIRNLECPLQRCALLVARWSGARRGEIRKLHLDCLSSYPDGTARLRLAAGKSGKERMVPLHEEAADAIHTVLAIRKGQPDRAIYDADLGHPVRYLFLQHGRLASSDYLFVGGLTIASAAAGLIGPDGSGRVNPHRFRHTLGTELGEKGARLQTIMKVLGHQSAGMSMTYVNMTDPTVLADYASILTPGAVLAGPQAEAIRNGQLGDDAVNWLKTNFLKTELELGRCLRLPQEGPCECDLYLSCSKFVTTPAYADRLRDRVVVEEELIADAKERGRTREVERHQRIRERIIDLLTELDQPVTPRNCR